In Cyanobium sp. WAJ14-Wanaka, the following are encoded in one genomic region:
- a CDS encoding sensor histidine kinase — MVNPNGSNPSKVNTELSLAALRRSLADGVPAGTGDEDSVRRQWWAALATLQDDLLQQEGLQGVWLAAPLPALYEPGLLQQLQGWVWAPSELEDLLPAASSLLPIGRGPATGMPSGGGFQRLPLGDDDGTDPLLLVITPKVQVALCLDGPAKARRLVVRFDPQVLSSALGLINRRLQASDPAAAEILRSNLQKLGSLQSDEQLVLRFWPRLAERLAAIAPSVTLQPLVHGGGDPGKAASSELALLEALTHEVRTPLATIRTLIRSLLKRGDMPPIVRQRLEQIDGECSEQIDRFGLIFLAAELQRQPSSEVPLGPDALARTDLSALLGQLEEIWQKQLARRDLQLELEIAVDLPPVLSDPTRLETMLGGLIDRFSRSLPSGSTVKVALQPAGAKLKLHLSSTDSPSGGKPPGGSPTSGTSRELVGPVLSWNPATGSLQLSRQATQRLFERLGGRLTERSGNGLTVFFPIC, encoded by the coding sequence ATGGTGAACCCAAACGGGTCAAACCCAAGCAAGGTAAACACCGAGCTCAGCCTGGCCGCCCTGCGCCGCAGCCTGGCCGATGGGGTGCCCGCCGGAACGGGTGATGAAGACAGCGTCAGGCGCCAGTGGTGGGCAGCCCTGGCCACCCTGCAGGACGACCTCCTCCAGCAGGAGGGCCTACAGGGGGTGTGGCTCGCCGCTCCCCTGCCAGCCCTCTATGAACCGGGCCTGCTGCAGCAGCTCCAGGGCTGGGTATGGGCCCCTTCCGAACTGGAGGATCTACTACCGGCAGCCTCCAGCCTGCTGCCCATCGGCCGCGGCCCAGCAACTGGCATGCCCTCAGGGGGCGGCTTCCAAAGGCTGCCCCTCGGCGATGACGACGGCACCGATCCCCTGCTGCTGGTCATTACCCCCAAGGTGCAAGTGGCCCTCTGCCTGGATGGCCCTGCCAAGGCCCGCCGACTGGTGGTGCGCTTTGACCCCCAGGTGCTCTCCTCCGCCCTGGGCCTGATCAACCGTCGTCTGCAGGCCAGCGATCCAGCGGCCGCGGAGATCCTGCGCAGCAACCTCCAAAAACTCGGCTCCCTGCAGAGCGATGAACAGTTGGTGCTGCGCTTCTGGCCCCGCCTAGCCGAACGCCTAGCCGCCATCGCCCCCAGTGTCACCCTCCAACCCCTGGTCCATGGCGGCGGCGACCCGGGCAAAGCAGCCAGCAGTGAACTGGCCCTGCTCGAGGCGCTCACCCATGAGGTGCGCACGCCGCTTGCCACGATTCGCACCCTGATTCGCTCCCTGCTCAAGCGCGGCGACATGCCCCCGATCGTTCGTCAACGGCTTGAGCAAATCGATGGGGAATGCAGTGAACAAATCGACCGCTTTGGCCTGATCTTCCTGGCCGCCGAGCTGCAGCGGCAGCCCAGCAGCGAAGTGCCCCTAGGCCCCGATGCCCTAGCCCGCACCGATCTCAGCGCCCTGCTGGGCCAACTCGAGGAGATTTGGCAAAAGCAACTAGCCCGTCGCGACCTCCAACTGGAGCTGGAGATTGCCGTGGACCTACCGCCCGTACTCAGTGATCCCACCCGCCTGGAAACGATGCTGGGCGGCCTGATCGATCGATTCAGCCGCAGCCTTCCCTCCGGCAGCACGGTAAAGGTGGCGCTTCAACCGGCCGGGGCAAAGTTGAAATTGCACTTGAGCAGCACCGATTCCCCCAGCGGCGGCAAACCTCCTGGCGGCAGCCCCACCAGCGGCACCTCCAGGGAGCTGGTGGGGCCCGTTCTGAGCTGGAACCCGGCCACCGGCAGCTTGCAACTGAGCCGTCAGGCCACCCAACGGCTCTTCGAGCGCCTGGGCGGCCGTCTCACCGAGCGCAGCGGCAATGGCCTGACCGTGTTCTTCCCGATTTGTTGA
- a CDS encoding photosystem I reaction center subunit II PsaD: MAATALSGQLPKYIGSTGGLLNAAETEEKYAITWSSSTEQVFELPTGGAAHMNAGENLMYFARKEQCLALGTQLRTKFKPRIEDYKIYRIFPGGDTEFLHPKDGVFPEKVNEGRPMVGHNPRRIGANPNPANLKFTGRNTFDA; the protein is encoded by the coding sequence ATGGCAGCTACTGCGCTGAGCGGTCAACTTCCCAAGTACATCGGCAGCACGGGTGGCCTGCTGAACGCTGCAGAAACAGAAGAGAAGTACGCCATCACCTGGTCCAGCTCCACTGAGCAGGTTTTTGAGCTGCCCACCGGCGGTGCCGCCCACATGAACGCCGGCGAAAACCTGATGTATTTCGCCCGCAAGGAGCAGTGCCTCGCCCTCGGCACCCAACTACGCACAAAGTTCAAGCCCCGGATTGAGGACTACAAGATTTACCGGATCTTCCCCGGCGGCGACACCGAATTCCTCCATCCGAAGGACGGCGTCTTCCCTGAGAAGGTCAATGAAGGCCGCCCCATGGTGGGCCACAACCCCCGTCGTATTGGCGCCAACCCCAATCCTGCGAACCTCAAGTTCACCGGCAGAAACACCTTCGACGCCTGA
- a CDS encoding anthranilate synthase component I family protein, translated as MSSSVGLAKQAFLDQVAAGKSFIPLWKCWPADLETPLSTWLKVGASSSHGALLESVEGGERIGRWSFVVSDPLWTLKSRGGVSERQWRDGRSEQLEGNPFDLLQECLAPLATVPVPGLPPVGQLFGFWGYELIRWIETSVPVHASDGDSPPDGCWMLADSLLVFDQVKRQITAVAYADLSGGQDPTTAHGAAVARIEALEQRMHQPLSTGIVPLKWHDASAAEIANNLVTKSNVGQEAFEASVRSGAAHIEAGDVFQLVLSQRLETTINRDPFDLYRSLRMVNPSPYMAFFNFGGWYLIGSSPEVMVKAEPASDGTGAVHASLRPIAGTRPRGQNEAEDLRLEADLLADPKECAEHVMLVDLGRNDLGRVCCAGSVKVAELMVIERYSHVMHIVSQVEGLLAQGKTVWDLLMASFPAGTVSGAPKIRAMQLIHDLEPDARGPYSGVYGAVDLTGALNTAITIRTMVVLPKGDGEWRVQVQAGAGVVADSKPEAEYQETLNKARGMLKALACLQ; from the coding sequence ATGTCCAGCTCCGTTGGCCTAGCCAAGCAAGCCTTCCTCGACCAAGTGGCGGCCGGTAAAAGCTTCATCCCCCTGTGGAAATGCTGGCCGGCCGACTTGGAAACACCCCTCAGCACCTGGCTGAAGGTGGGGGCTTCCAGTAGCCATGGGGCCCTGCTGGAATCGGTGGAAGGGGGCGAGCGCATCGGCCGCTGGAGCTTTGTGGTCAGCGATCCCCTCTGGACCCTCAAAAGCCGAGGTGGGGTGAGCGAGCGCCAATGGCGCGATGGCCGCTCTGAGCAGCTCGAGGGCAACCCCTTTGACCTGCTCCAGGAGTGCCTGGCCCCCCTGGCCACCGTGCCGGTGCCGGGCCTGCCGCCCGTGGGCCAGCTGTTTGGCTTTTGGGGCTACGAATTGATCCGCTGGATTGAAACGAGCGTGCCGGTGCACGCCAGCGACGGCGACTCCCCGCCCGACGGCTGCTGGATGCTGGCCGACAGCCTGCTGGTTTTCGACCAGGTCAAACGCCAGATCACGGCGGTTGCCTATGCAGACCTAAGCGGTGGCCAGGATCCAACCACCGCCCATGGCGCGGCGGTAGCCCGCATCGAGGCCCTGGAGCAGCGCATGCACCAACCCCTGTCCACGGGGATTGTTCCGCTCAAATGGCACGACGCCAGCGCCGCCGAGATCGCCAACAACCTAGTAACCAAGAGCAATGTGGGGCAGGAGGCCTTCGAGGCATCCGTGCGCAGTGGAGCCGCACACATCGAAGCTGGTGATGTGTTCCAGCTGGTGCTTAGCCAACGGCTGGAAACCACGATCAACCGCGATCCCTTTGACCTTTACCGCAGCCTGCGGATGGTCAACCCTTCGCCCTACATGGCCTTTTTCAACTTCGGCGGCTGGTATTTGATCGGCTCGAGCCCCGAGGTGATGGTCAAGGCCGAACCGGCCAGCGACGGCACAGGCGCGGTGCACGCTTCCCTTAGGCCCATTGCCGGCACCCGGCCAAGGGGGCAAAACGAGGCAGAAGACCTGCGGCTAGAGGCTGATCTGCTGGCGGATCCAAAGGAATGTGCCGAGCACGTGATGCTGGTGGACCTGGGCCGCAACGACCTGGGCCGCGTCTGCTGCGCGGGCAGCGTCAAAGTGGCTGAATTGATGGTGATCGAGCGCTATTCCCACGTGATGCACATCGTCAGCCAGGTGGAAGGGCTGCTGGCCCAGGGCAAAACTGTCTGGGACCTCCTGATGGCCTCCTTCCCTGCAGGCACCGTCAGCGGAGCACCGAAGATTCGCGCCATGCAACTAATCCACGACCTGGAGCCCGATGCCCGGGGCCCCTATTCCGGGGTCTACGGAGCCGTCGATCTCACCGGCGCCCTCAACACGGCGATCACCATCCGCACGATGGTGGTGCTGCCCAAAGGTGATGGGGAGTGGCGCGTGCAGGTGCAGGCCGGTGCCGGGGTGGTGGCCGATTCCAAGCCAGAGGCCGAATACCAAGAAACCCTCAACAAGGCTCGGGGCATGCTCAAGGCCCTGGCCTGCCTGCAATGA